One Paraburkholderia kururiensis DNA window includes the following coding sequences:
- the apbC gene encoding iron-sulfur cluster carrier protein ApbC codes for MSIDRALVDAALAAVTDPNTGRPFAAAKGFRNVTVEGATVALDVVLGYPAKSQYDAIRALVAGALAQVPGVAEVRVQVSQQIETHTVQRGVKLLPNVKNIVAVASGKGGVGKSTTAVNLALALAAEGASVGILDADIYGPSLPTMLGIEGRPESPDGQSMNPLAGHGVQANSIGFLIEQDNPMVWRGPMATSALEQLLRQTNWRDLDYLVVDMPPGTGDIQLTLAQRVPVTGAVIVTTPQDIALLDAKKGLKMFEKVGIPILGIVENMSTHICSNCGHEEHIFGAGGGERMAKEYGVDVLGGLPLDISIREQADSGQPTVVADPQGRIAGIYREIARKVAIHIAERARDMTSKFPNIVVQNT; via the coding sequence ATGAGCATTGATCGGGCTTTGGTCGACGCCGCCCTCGCGGCCGTCACGGATCCCAATACGGGCCGTCCGTTTGCGGCAGCGAAGGGTTTCAGGAATGTGACCGTGGAGGGCGCAACGGTGGCGCTCGACGTGGTGCTCGGCTATCCGGCGAAGAGCCAGTACGACGCGATCCGCGCGCTGGTGGCCGGGGCGCTTGCCCAGGTGCCGGGCGTGGCCGAGGTGCGCGTCCAGGTGTCGCAGCAGATCGAGACTCACACCGTTCAACGCGGCGTCAAGCTGTTGCCCAACGTGAAGAACATCGTGGCCGTGGCCTCGGGCAAGGGCGGCGTCGGCAAGAGCACGACGGCCGTGAACCTGGCGCTCGCGCTGGCCGCCGAGGGCGCGTCGGTGGGCATTCTGGATGCCGACATCTATGGCCCGTCGTTGCCCACCATGCTCGGCATCGAGGGCCGTCCGGAGTCGCCCGATGGGCAGTCGATGAATCCGCTCGCGGGCCACGGCGTGCAGGCCAATTCGATCGGCTTTCTGATCGAGCAGGACAACCCGATGGTATGGCGCGGCCCGATGGCCACCTCGGCGCTCGAGCAGTTGCTGCGGCAGACGAACTGGCGCGATCTCGACTATCTCGTGGTGGACATGCCGCCGGGCACGGGCGACATCCAGCTCACGCTCGCGCAGCGCGTTCCGGTGACGGGCGCCGTGATCGTGACGACGCCGCAGGACATTGCCCTGCTGGACGCGAAGAAGGGCCTCAAGATGTTCGAGAAAGTGGGCATTCCGATCCTCGGCATCGTGGAGAACATGAGCACGCACATCTGCTCGAACTGCGGCCACGAAGAGCACATCTTCGGCGCGGGCGGCGGCGAGCGCATGGCGAAGGAGTACGGCGTCGATGTGCTCGGCGGCCTGCCGCTCGATATCTCGATCCGCGAGCAGGCCGACTCGGGTCAGCCTACCGTGGTGGCCGACCCGCAGGGCCGCATCGCCGGCATCTATCGCGAGATTGCGCGCAAGGTCGCGATCCACATCGCCGAGCGCGCCCGCGACATGACCTCGAAGTTTCCGAACATCGTCGTGCAGAACACCTGA